A part of Gadus morhua chromosome 17, gadMor3.0, whole genome shotgun sequence genomic DNA contains:
- the LOC115529949 gene encoding CD209 antigen-like protein B yields MFRLRVSAVRLLGIVMLSCMSTESTSPEYHYYNQTLSWSDARSFCRVKHSDLATVTSMEEAQLLAQTAAGRGDAWIGLHFNGIARWLWSDGSGALSSSYWLAGEPNPSDCSPDCCAEMTGGWNEGWNDLKCTLARRLVCQGNP; encoded by the exons ATGTTTCGGTTGCGAGTCTCCGCGGTCCGTCTCCTTG GGATTGTCATGCTTTCATGTATGTCTACAGAATCAA cctccccagAGTACCACTACTACAACCAGACCCTGAGCTGGAGCGACGCGCGGAGCTTCTGTCGGGTCAAGCACAGCGACCTGGCCACCGTGACCTCCATGGAGGAGGCCCAGCTCCTGGCCCAGACCGCCGCCGGCCGGGGCGACGCCTGGATCGGTCTCCATTTCAATGGAATCGCCAGGTGGCTGTGGTCGGACGGAAGCGGAGCGCTGTCTAGTTCGTATTGGTTGGCAGGGGAGCCCAACCCATCGGATTGCAGCCCGGATTGTTGCGCAGAGATGACTGGGGGCTGGAACGAGGGCTGGAACGATCTCAAGTGTACCCTTGCACGTCGTCTTGTGTGCCAAGGCA ACCCATAA